Genomic window (Sphaerodactylus townsendi isolate TG3544 linkage group LG12, MPM_Stown_v2.3, whole genome shotgun sequence):
cctcttaaaggcacagatcttatcaCACTTGGTAGCTGCAAGAtttgttaaagccttttaaattgctgttagACTGATATACTATGATtgtagttatatcaatattgtagccccttacCAAAAATAACGCCCCAAAAagaaaggcaaagcaattccctggagcaCACTCTGATGAAGGAAGGGAACATaacctagaactgatattctgatattctcttcccaccctccacacacacactcgcacgtgcgtactttctgctgctgctgccactgcagaaGCAGAGAGAGGTTTCTTATTCAATGATTAATCCAGCATTTGCaattcatcctacagacatcCCCCCCAGCCTGTTAACTGCAACACTCTAGAAGTGAGTGCAAGGAAAATGGCGGATCCATCATTTGggggttttcaaatgcaataaaagacagcagttttgcagtttttctctgtttatatcaatataataaacacTGAAGtgataacaaatctgaaaaggggaaggagggaggcacaCACAGGGGTGGAAGGGGCTGGcggtgggcggagggaagatgtcctgggccaaactgtgctcactggcaaatcaactctgctctggtggcaaagaaaatTTAAATCACTCTTAGAGTGGTGTCGCTTGGTGTGggaagaatggaaattgaaagcagggctcagggaactacatccatgcaagaaatcttgtgAGGGACATTCAGCCCACTGTGCAACAGACACCATGCGCATAACGGGCCTGCGTGAGGCCACAAGCCCATGTCTGGCATAAATCTCTTCTGGGTCACCGCAGGCAAATGTGGCAGTTCAGCTGCCCATCTGAGAGAGAACAGCAGATGGGTTGTCTAAATTCCTTCTGTACCCTCTGACCTTTGAAACCCTCCTCTCCTTTACTGGCTGTAGAGGTGAGCGGGTGGGGATGACGAGTGCCCCAAAGTTTGCACCTCATAAGCCACTCCTTGCTAGGGCAAGAAAATCTGCTTCTCCCCAGTGGGTGGCCACAGAAGAAAAGGCAGGTACGAGCAGCAAAACTACATGAAGTCTGGGACACTAAAATACCTGCAGAGGAATGGGAAGCTGATGACACACCAAAAACCTGGACTGGGCTCTATTCAGGGCTGATTTCTGAAGCCCAACGTACAGCAGCAAAAACGGGCAGCCAGTGAGAAGCACTGCGCTGTGTTCTCATCACAGGTCAGCTATACTGCAATCGACAGTCCTTCCCTGCCCCACTTCCCCGTCTGCGACACAGATCAAACCATAGCTCAGCTACAGGAGTTGCCCTTCAGTTAACAAGCTGCTAGGCTGATGCCTGTGTGCACTGAACCCTCGAGAGTGGGGGGATACCTGCCTTGGCAGCAGAACATGTGAAAAGGGCGCAGGACGGCCGTTGAGCTCAAACAGAGCATGAGGCGGAAGTGTAACGTGGTTGCAAAAACAGCTATTGCAATTTTAGGCTCTGTTAATTTTAGCAGAGTATCCCTAGCCAGGTCTCCTCTGTTTGCAACCCTGTAAAGAAGACCCAGTTCAGCCACGTGCACTGATGCCGGGGGGAGCGATGCTGGCTGGAAACTGGTCTTACGCTATGACAAGACGAAGGCTGCTAAAGAGAAGACAGAAGAACCGTCCCAGGTAAGAGGGCAAGGAATTattccctgctgctccagaggaaaaCCCCAGCTCTCCTGGGCTAAGATGCAAAAGGATAAGTCTCAGCTGAACATGACAAGAAGCTTCCTTACAGCACTAGTGGTTGGATGACGGGGCCCATCGCTGCCCCTCACAGGAAGTCTTCCAGCAGAAACTGGGCAACTTGCTGTCAGGGATACTCAAGCAGTGGACTTTCCTGCACTGGCCAGAAGCTGAAGCCCCACGAGCCTGGACAATCCCACAAGAGAAGGGTATGCAGCCAGATCAGGACCCTGCACAGAACACATTCCCATTTCCAAGGGATGATCAAAACTTGCCCAGACATCATCAGAGAAACAGCCAGAGAAGTCAGGAGATCGTGCCCAAGGTGGGGAACAGGTGGGGTGAGGCAAGTAGGATTCGTAGCCTGGTgtgagcagctccaccccccctcccagacACCCACAAAACCCCAAACCCGCCCAGCACTTGCTTgccaaaacaaagaggaggaggcagggacAGAAGAGACTGGGCCAGTGCTCTATAGCCCCTGTTTGTGCTGCTGGTATTTGCGGTAGTGAGTCTGGATGGTCACTGCAGCCCTCTCTAACGGGTCCTTCCACTCCTCACACTCACCGCTGGGTGCTGCACCGCCGTCCCCTACGGAAACAGAGGAAGAGCATCTTAGTGTCTGTCAGAGGAAGGGCACGAAGCATCCCCAGCCGATCCACTCCTGCGGGTGGCTTCTTCATGCTGAAACAGACCTCAGCCCCAGCTGCCAGCTGCTTTCCCCAAGTCTGACCGGAGAAACTGTTCACACACGAGGAGGACTGGCTCAGGCTTAAACCAGAAGGCCTCGCTTGCATTCCCCCGTCCCAAAGGAGCACTGGGGAGCTaccatttggagagctgcaggggtcCCGTTCTACTTGGGACTGCTGTGTGAAGAAAgtcctcaaaggccccttccgcacatgcagaataatgcactttcaatccactttcacaattgtttgcaagtggattttgctattccgcacagtaaaaccaagctgcgaagtgcactgaaagtggattgaaagtgcattattctgcatgtgtggaaggagccaaagaaGGGTTGCTTATGACAGAAGGACCGTTGACGTGGCTGGCACTCCAAGCTTTCAACTTTTTTAGAAGACTGTGCTGCAACCTGTGAAGCCCTACGAAACAGCCCTGCCTTCTGAGGAGGAATTACCCTGCTTCAAACAAGAGATTGGCATTTGCCAAACAAGGTTCTCTACTCATTAGCCACACAGCTACAAAAGCCAGAAGTGAGATCTTCCAGAATCTGGCACCAGCCATCCATGGGCTACAAGACAGCGAGGACAGAGTTACtggaagacacacacacatgccgGGGAGATTTGCCTTGTCTCCTAAAGCCAGACATTGCTCCTCGCCCCCAGACAAAGAGAGTCCTTAAGCAGCCTCACTTCCTTCCACTCCATCATACACAGAGCTAGGGGGACGACCATTCCAGCCACAGTCAATTTGCAACACCTGAACTTCTTCAAAACAGCTCCATGGTCCTCCCAATCAACCCCACAAAGAAATTATTCTGATTGGTTGatgttccagaaaaaaaaatggagcagcATCTTCTGGTCTGCCTGCCCTGCTCATCTCCTTTCATCCGATTATAGTGTAAAAGCCACTGAGAATAGCAGCAGGAAAATCCTGTTTACGCAGGACATGACTTTGAGCTCCTGTGAATTCTAGCAAGGGGGGGCGCTAACCCATGGAGGAGGTGGCAGCTGCATGAACAAGAAGGAAGCACATCCCCAACACAAGCTGTAGGGAACTTTTGCAGGCAGATTGTCAGCATtacaaagaaagagggagggagagggagagacccCCGGTTATGCTGGTGCAACTGCCAGCAATGCTTCCAACTTGGCTATTGGCCTTAATGTCACTGTGTGATGTTTGTCCTCACCGCTTCGCCCTGGCATTGTGTAGATGCTGTTGTGCCGAGAACTTCCTCCTTTCTGCAAAAAACAAGGAGGAGAGTCAGTGGGAACAACACAGTTGTTTCTTCCATGGTGGTGTTGATGGTAGCTCAGGCAAGCTTCTCTGGTCTCCCACACGAGCACTGACTGGACACTGACTTGCTGAACTTCAGCCAGGCTTTTGTCTCCGCAGCTTCAGCCCTGCCGGGACCAAGAAGCACCAGCCGAGCTCTCTGTGGCCCACCAGACACCTCTCGATCTCCATCAACCTGGTCATGACTGTTCTTGAGCCTGCCAGGTGGCTATCATGGCTGAGGTGGATAAATTCCAGATCTGGAGCACATGCTGTGTGAAGCTGTCCCACCACTGACTGATGGATGCAGCTTCAAACTAGCAAGAGACTGGGCtaactggtgg
Coding sequences:
- the LOC125441789 gene encoding uncharacterized protein LOC125441789 isoform X3, whose protein sequence is MLATLMTVLFFMVKAVRQLSRGLFHEEPLPYLVHQPPPWQVQYVTQSRRTSRDGEKGGSSRHNSIYTMPGRSGDGGAAPSGECEEWKDPLERAAVTIQTHYRKYQQHKQGL